The following proteins come from a genomic window of Diorhabda carinulata isolate Delta chromosome X, icDioCari1.1, whole genome shotgun sequence:
- the LOC130901283 gene encoding transcription factor glial cells missing-like, translated as MTCRAYSNSNDWDINDSSIPRIDDYDQFSEWADGHCRLVYRADSEEAKRHSSGWAMRNTNNHNVHILKKSCLGVLVCSLRCTLSTGDKVHLRPAICDKARKKQQGKPCPNRQCTGRLEILACRGHCGYPVTHFWRHTEHAIFFQAKGVHDHPRPEAKSTSEARRTLGTGRRVRGLAVLLAKEAALGNKLMSLREPKRQCREITNQVSRTLNSSLIFTESEKGYCSCPPFECICSYQQPVLNNMNFSPSTNTYQQPHVSETYWNQEPSMQHYQTIPESSITTHQYDFTNISTDLFQPEDIFQMDQPIKPDYVTQMSQSDAARSPPTLLDLGSGTIHKEFKSEEYWHPSLNNMLNDDSNNSSNSRFNLSQSPDSQMILNNNVAQLDQQLYLETKVVEDFKNHYYPQTSIETYKPTSVDLVQSKPFSLEEKHYQAAYDPYPTKSYSSKPNYQDEYIDLAQYNEYNHFINVYDSKVNSDNMLFNDLDFRVNNCGPSVSNLNTFSHDTFDVISHE; from the exons ATGACGTGCCGGGCCTACTCTAACTCTAACGATTGGGATATCAACGATAGTTCCATACCTAGAATTGACGACTACGATCAATTTTCAGAATGGGCAGACGGCCACTGTCGGTTAGTATACCGAGCAGATAGCGAAGAAGCCAAACGACATTCATCTGGATGGGCTATGCGGAATACCAACAATCACAATGTacatatattgaagaaaagttgTTTGGGAGTACTCGTATGTTCCTTGAGGTGCACTTTATCCACCGGGGATAAAGTACATTTGAGACCGGCGATTTGTGACAAAGCCAGGAAAAAACAACAAg GTAAACCTTGTCCAAATAGGCAATGTACGGGACGATTAGAAATTTTAGCGTGTAGAGGACACTGCGGGTATCCAGTTACGCATTTCTGGAGGCATACTGAACACGCTATATTCTTTCAAGCCAAAGGAGTACATGATCATCCGAGACCAGAAGCTAAAAGTACATCCGAAGCGAGGAGAACATTAGGAACTGGTAGAAGAGTAAGAGGACTGGCTGTGCTTTTAGCAAAGGAAGCAGCTTTAGGAAATAAA TTGATGTCATTGCGAGAACCAAAAAGACAATGTCGAGAAATAACAAACCAAGTATCAAGAACTTTAAATTCTTCTTTGATCTTCACAGAATCAGAAAAAG GTTACTGTTCTTGTCCACCTTTCGAATGCATCTGCAGTTACCAACAACCAGTGCTTAACAATATGAACTTTTCACCTTCAACCAATACCTATCAACAACCTCATGTATCGGAAACTTACTGGAATCAAGAACCGTCCATGCAACATTACCAAACAATCCCTGAATCATCAATAACTACCCACCAATACGATTTCACGAATATTTCAACGGACCTCTTCCAACCTGAAGACATTTTCCAAATGGATCAGCCCATTAAACCAGACTACGTAACTCAAATGAGCCAGAGCGATGCAGCTAGAAGCCCGCCTACGTTACTAGATCTAGGAAGCGGAACAATCCACAAAGAATTTAAATCCGAGGAATATTGGCATCCTTCTCTAAACAACATGTTAAATGATGACAGCAATAATAGTAGTAATAGTAGGTTTAATCTTAGTCAGAGTCCCGATAGTCAAATGATACTTAATAATAACGTGGCTCAATTAGACCAGCAATTGTACTTAGAAACGAAAGTAgtagaagattttaaaaatcattattaccCTCAAACTAGCATAGAAACTTATAAACCTACTAGTGTAGATCTAGTGCAATCGAAACCCTTCAGCTTAGAGGAAAAACACTATCAAGCGGCGTATGATCCGTACCCAACTAAATCGTATTCGAGTAAACCAAATTATCAAGACGAATACATTGATCTTGCTCAATACAACGAATACAATCATTTTATTAACGTTTATGATAGTAAAGTGAATAGTGATAATATGCTCTTCAATGATCTCGATTTTAGAGTAAATAATTGTGGTCCTAGTGTTAGTAATCTAAATACTTTCAGTCATGATACGTTTGATGTGATTTCTCATGAATAA